One window from the genome of Toxotes jaculatrix isolate fToxJac2 chromosome 17, fToxJac2.pri, whole genome shotgun sequence encodes:
- the gjb9a gene encoding gap junction protein beta 9a: MNWSGLESLLSGVNKYSTAFGRIWLSMVFVFRVLVFVVAAQRVWGDESKDFVCNTRQPGCTNVCYDSIFPISHIRLWALQLIFVTCPSLMVIAHVKYREGKDRKYVELNHGSHLYANPGKKRGGLWWTYLLSLVFKAGFDTSFLYILYRIYHGYDLPRLSKCTLEPCPNTVDCFISRPTEKKIFMLFMVISSALCIFMCICEMIYLIGKRISKLLKIQHENQRLIFAEQHELTNIAPPRSQYRKTDPTLTDSQLSLNKCEKVREGVTSTAL, from the exons aTGAACTGGTCGGGACTGGAAAGTCTGTTGAGTGGAGTCAATAAATACTCCACTGCATTTGGGAGGATCTGGTTGTCTATGGTGTTTGTCTTCCGTGTACTGGTGTTTGTGGTTGCAGCGCAGAGGGTCTGGGGGGACGAGAGCAAGGACTTTGTGTGTAATACCCGGCAG CCTGGCTGTACCAATGTCTGCTATGACAGCATCTTCCCCATCTCCCACATCCGTCTGTGGGCACTGCAGCTCATCTTTGTCACCTGTCCATCCTTGATGGTGATAGCTCATGTTAAATACCGTGAAGGAAAGGACAGGAAATATGTGGAGCTAAACCATGGCTCTCACCTGTACGCCAACCCCGGCAAGAAGAGAGGGGGGCTGTGGTGGACGTACCTGCTAAGTTTGGTCTTCAAAGCTGGATTCGACACATCATTTCTCTATATTTTGTACAGGATATACCATGGATATGACCTGCCCAG GTTATCCAAGTGTACACTGGAACCATGCCCCAACACCGTCGACTGCTTCATTAGTCGGCCGACTGAAAAAAAGATCTTCATGTTGTTCATGGTTATATCCAGTGCACTGTGCatcttcatgtgtatttgtgagaTGATTTATCTCATAGGCAAGCGCATCAGCAAACTACTAAAGATCCAACACGAGAACCAGAGACTCATTTTTGCTGAGCAGCATGAACTCACCAACATAGCCCCGCCAAGGTCCCAGTATCGGAAGACTGACCCAACACTAACAGACAGTCAGCTGAGTTTAAATAAATGTGAGAAGGTCAGAGAAGGGGTTACAAGTACAGCACTATAG
- the LOC121196943 gene encoding protein tyrosine phosphatase type IVA 2-like: protein MNRPAPVEISYDCLRFLITHNPTNAQLGRFIEDLKAYGVNTLVRVCAATYDKTPVEQEGIQVLDWPFDDGSSPPDQVVDDWLNLLQTKFRDEPGCCVAVHCVAGLGRAPVLVALALIECGMEYEDAVHFIRLKRRGAFNSKQLLYLENYKPKLCLRSKDANGQSCCIQ from the exons ATGAACCGACCAGCTCCAGTGGAGATTTCTTATGACTGTCTGCGATTCCTCATCACGCACAACCCCACCAATGCACAACTGGGAAGGTTTATAGAG GATCTGAAGGCATATGGAGTTAACACTCTGGTGAGAGTGTGTGCTGCTACATATGACAAGACACCGGTGGAACAAGAAGGCATACAAGTTCTG GATTGGCCATTTGATGATGGTTCGTCGCCCCCAGACCAGGTGGTTGATGATTGGCTGAACCTGCTGCAGACAAAGTTTAGAGACGAGCCTGGCTGCTGTGTGGCTGTGCACTGTGTTGCTGGACTAGGACG AGCTCCTGTGTTGGTGGCCCTGGCTTTAATTGAGTGTGGGATGGAGTATGAGGATGCAGTGCACTTCATCAGACT GAAACGTCGTGGAGCATTCAATTCCAAGCAGCTGCTTTACCTTGAAAACTACAAACCTAAACTGTGTCTGCGCTCCAAAGATGCCAACGGACAGAGCTGCTGTATACAGTAG